The sequence below is a genomic window from Rhizobium gallicum bv. gallicum R602sp.
ACCTCGGCCTGCCATGGCCGCATCGTCATTTCACGCTGATACTGGGGTGTCAGCGTGTCCGGCGGAAAGCAGATGGAGACGCGAATTCCCGTTCCGACGGCTTCCGCCTGTATGGCTTCCGCAAAGCCTTTGAGGGCCGATTTAGAGGCGCAGTAGGCCGCATAACCGTGAAGGCCAATCAATGCGGCACCCGACGAGACCACCATGATGGTGCCCTGCCCTCTCGCCTTCATGCTGTGATAGACGGCACGGGCGGCATTTGCGGTGCCCAGGAGATTTGTGGATATCTGCTGGTCGAAGGCCGCAGCTGAAAGAGCATCGAAGGCGGCCGGCTCGACAATGCCGGCAGAGGCGATCAGCACATCGCAGGGGCCGTTTGCCGTTTCACAGGCTTTGACCGCAAATGCCAGGTCCTCATGCTTGGAAACATCAGCCGAAACGGCAAAAGTGCTTCCGCCTTTCGATACAGCCTGGACGTCTAAAACCGCCTGGTCGAGGCGTGCCGCATCACGTGCGATCAGTGAAACCCGCTCGCCTCTGGCGGCGTAAGCCTTTGCGACTGCTAATCCGATGCCGCTTGAACCGCCGGTTACGATGACATGCATTGCATCGTCCTGCCTTAAGGCTTGCCCGCCATCTGGTTCATCGGCAGGAGCTTCATTACCTGTTCGAAGTCGATCGAACCTAGGCCGAAATTGCGGTCCTGTAAATCTTTCAGCCGCTTTGCGGTCACAGTGACGGCATGGCTGATCTGCTCATCCGTGTGATTGCAGGTGATAAAGAAACGCAGCCGCGCCATACCTTCTGGAACTGCCGGATGGATGATCGGCAGCGCGTTTACGCCCTCTTCGAGAAGATCGTTGGAAAGCTGCACGGCGCGAACGGAATCCCCAACGATCACCGGAACAACGGAATATCCCGTCGCGAGGCCGGTATCGAGACCGGCTTCCTTCGCAAGCTTGAGGAAGAGCGCGCCGTTGCGCCGCAACCGGGCGGTACGCTCCGGCTCTTTCGTCAATATTTCCAGGCCGGTCAATGCCGCAGCCGCCAGTACCGGCGCCAGGCCGACGCTATAGACGAACCCGCCGGCTTCCGCCTTCAAGACGTCCGCCAAAGCCTGGCTTCCGGCTATATAACCGCCGCAACTCGATGTGGTCTTTGAAAGCGTTCCCATCCAGATGTCGACGTCATGTGGATCGATGCCGTAATGTTCGAAGCTGCCGCGGCCGGCTTGTCCAAGCACGCCGAGAGCGTGCGCCTCATCGACCATCAGCCAGAAGCCGTAACGCGACCTCAGCTCGACCAGTGCCGGCAGGTCGGCGATATCGCCATCCATCGAGTAGACGCCTTCGACGATCACCAGGATACGCCGGAAGTCGGAGGACAGAGACTTCAGAACGGATTCGAGGTTCTCGACATCATTGTGCTTGAAGAGACGGCGCGTCGCGCCCGATTGCTTGATCCCGGCAAGCGCGCTGTTATGGATGAACTCGTCATGGATCACGAGATCCTGCGGGCCCATCAGACAGCTGATCGCAGCAACATTGGTCAGATAGCCGCTGACGAAGCAGACTGCAGCGTCAACGCCGTAGACTTTGGCAAGCGCATGTTCAAGTTCGACATGCACGGGCCGCTCTCCGGCAACCAGCCGGCTTGCCGACGCAGAAATGCCAAAGCGATCTATCGCCTCTTTTGCCCGCTGGTTGACGAGCGGGTCGGTATTGGTTGCGAGGTAGTCATAAGAGGCAAAGTTTGTGAACTCCCGGCCGGACATAACAGTCGTTGCA
It includes:
- a CDS encoding SDR family NAD(P)-dependent oxidoreductase, with translation MHVIVTGGSSGIGLAVAKAYAARGERVSLIARDAARLDQAVLDVQAVSKGGSTFAVSADVSKHEDLAFAVKACETANGPCDVLIASAGIVEPAAFDALSAAAFDQQISTNLLGTANAARAVYHSMKARGQGTIMVVSSGAALIGLHGYAAYCASKSALKGFAEAIQAEAVGTGIRVSICFPPDTLTPQYQREMTMRPWQAEVLMGKVKPWTAEAIAQRIIAGIDRKRSKIHFTPSLMALAYLGPFIKPLLSLWYRSRLKRGARETHARSSTVHLKTGISSGIDTPKL
- a CDS encoding aminotransferase class I/II-fold pyridoxal phosphate-dependent enzyme; the encoded protein is MTDNPDGKAQDRKTGLLDQMRHANESSGRNRAARMNRHPQPPVRQVTRFDELPEYQRVMTQKIGAQMAGIGNPFYRSHDKAAGATTVMSGREFTNFASYDYLATNTDPLVNQRAKEAIDRFGISASASRLVAGERPVHVELEHALAKVYGVDAAVCFVSGYLTNVAAISCLMGPQDLVIHDEFIHNSALAGIKQSGATRRLFKHNDVENLESVLKSLSSDFRRILVIVEGVYSMDGDIADLPALVELRSRYGFWLMVDEAHALGVLGQAGRGSFEHYGIDPHDVDIWMGTLSKTTSSCGGYIAGSQALADVLKAEAGGFVYSVGLAPVLAAAALTGLEILTKEPERTARLRRNGALFLKLAKEAGLDTGLATGYSVVPVIVGDSVRAVQLSNDLLEEGVNALPIIHPAVPEGMARLRFFITCNHTDEQISHAVTVTAKRLKDLQDRNFGLGSIDFEQVMKLLPMNQMAGKP